One genomic segment of uncultured Desulfobacter sp. includes these proteins:
- the ruvB gene encoding Holliday junction branch migration DNA helicase RuvB: MTADGDILSYSSDKKGVVSEKLKVEDDSPEIVSLRPGSFDDYVGQTAAVETLKIAIQAAKMRREPLEHVLLHGPPGLGKTTVSHIIANEMGKDLTVTSGPTLEKGGDLVGILTNLKEGEILFVDEIHRIPKVVEEFLYPAMEDFAVDFVFDKGIHARSHRYRLKQFVLIGATTRVGLLSSPLRDRFGIFRTLDFYSVEELTVIIRRSALLLKTHITDDGALELAKRSRGTPRIANRLLKRVRDYAMVRHQGLMTAKSVQDALDLEGIDDLGLTPLDRNYLETIIRFYNGGPVGIEAISATLQEETDTLVDVVEPYLLKIGLVLRTSSGRKASENAYRHLNLEKRG; encoded by the coding sequence ATGACGGCTGACGGGGATATCTTAAGCTATAGTTCAGATAAAAAGGGCGTGGTTTCAGAAAAGCTGAAAGTCGAAGATGATTCCCCGGAGATTGTTTCTCTTCGTCCCGGTAGCTTTGATGATTATGTGGGACAAACGGCAGCCGTGGAGACACTCAAGATTGCCATCCAGGCGGCAAAAATGCGCAGGGAGCCTTTAGAGCATGTTTTGTTGCATGGCCCTCCCGGGCTTGGGAAAACAACGGTGTCCCACATTATTGCAAATGAAATGGGAAAAGACTTGACCGTTACCTCCGGCCCAACCCTGGAAAAAGGCGGAGACCTTGTGGGTATTCTGACCAATTTAAAAGAAGGTGAAATTCTTTTTGTGGACGAAATTCATAGGATTCCAAAAGTGGTGGAAGAGTTTCTTTATCCTGCCATGGAGGATTTTGCCGTGGATTTTGTTTTTGACAAAGGAATTCATGCCAGAAGCCACAGGTACCGGCTTAAACAGTTTGTGCTCATCGGGGCCACCACCCGGGTGGGGCTTTTATCCTCGCCGTTACGGGACCGTTTTGGCATATTTCGCACCCTTGATTTTTATTCAGTTGAAGAATTGACGGTGATTATTCGGCGGTCGGCCCTGCTTTTGAAAACCCATATAACAGATGACGGCGCTTTGGAACTTGCTAAAAGGTCACGGGGAACCCCTAGAATTGCCAACAGGCTTCTTAAGCGCGTCCGGGATTATGCCATGGTCAGACACCAGGGGCTTATGACAGCCAAAAGCGTCCAGGATGCCCTGGATCTTGAAGGTATTGATGACCTTGGTCTGACACCTTTGGATCGCAATTATCTTGAAACGATTATTCGGTTTTATAACGGCGGGCCTGTGGGGATCGAAGCCATTTCCGCGACTCTTCAGGAGGAGACTGATACCTTGGTGGATGTAGTGGAGCCCTATTTATTGAAAATCGGCCTTGTGCTGCGTACTTCCAGCGGCAGAAAAGCGTCGGAAAATGCATACCGGCATTTGAATTTGGAAAAAAGAGGATAA
- a CDS encoding HU family DNA-binding protein: MNKGDLINKVSEVLSSKKDAQTAVDCMIETITDALAANDSVTLVGFGTFKTAERKERKGRNPQTGKEINIPARNVPKFVPGKALKEAVK, from the coding sequence ATGAATAAAGGTGATTTAATTAACAAAGTTTCAGAAGTTCTCAGCAGTAAAAAAGATGCTCAGACAGCTGTTGACTGCATGATTGAGACAATCACTGATGCACTGGCTGCGAATGACTCTGTTACTCTGGTTGGTTTTGGCACATTTAAAACCGCTGAAAGAAAAGAAAGAAAAGGCAGAAACCCCCAGACTGGAAAAGAAATCAATATCCCGGCCAGAAACGTGCCCAAATTCGTACCCGGCAAAGCACTTAAAGAAGCTGTAAAATAA
- the tolB gene encoding Tol-Pal system beta propeller repeat protein TolB: MIQGKYLCVLNPIVWILASIVFLAAQALAKDYDYISISNPFLNKTPVAVTSFKAFSGHEAEVAAGVQAEQILKAGLDFTGYLKIMDPIAFLSNPAESGIQLGQINFKDWTGIGAELLVTGGVEERDGQVKLQLRLMDTFNTKLLVGKIYSGPANRIRTMVHRFCAEVAKALTGNFGVFGSKIVFVSTVNGNKEIHTCDFDGFNPRQITYHKSISLSPAWSDDGQWLAYVSYAKGKPDIFIKNLKNNLGAIINYKGINISPDWMPRKLNLAATLSFSGNQEIYLLTRKGEIIKRVTKSWGSNVSPKFSPDGKTIAFTSSRSGNPQIYIQGLDSEEARRVTFTGKYNTSPAWSPDGKKIAYVGIEKNKINIFVISVDPHIGTSVQLTAEQGDNEDPCWSPDGSLIVFKSNRKGGKAHLFVMTAAGTEQRRLLSMPGIQSEPDWSGDIGFSSE; the protein is encoded by the coding sequence ATGATACAAGGTAAATATTTGTGTGTGCTGAACCCCATAGTCTGGATATTGGCAAGTATAGTTTTCCTGGCTGCCCAGGCCTTGGCAAAGGATTATGATTATATCAGTATTTCAAACCCTTTTTTAAACAAAACGCCTGTTGCGGTGACTTCGTTTAAAGCTTTCAGCGGCCATGAGGCCGAGGTTGCTGCAGGTGTTCAGGCTGAACAGATCCTGAAAGCAGGACTTGATTTCACAGGATATCTGAAAATCATGGACCCAATTGCCTTTTTATCCAATCCTGCGGAATCAGGCATTCAACTGGGGCAGATAAATTTCAAGGACTGGACAGGCATCGGGGCTGAACTTTTGGTTACAGGCGGTGTAGAAGAGCGTGACGGCCAGGTCAAATTGCAGCTTCGTCTTATGGACACCTTTAATACGAAGCTTTTGGTGGGAAAAATATACAGCGGGCCGGCTAACCGGATCCGGACTATGGTTCATAGGTTCTGTGCGGAAGTTGCCAAAGCGCTGACTGGAAATTTCGGGGTTTTTGGATCAAAAATTGTCTTTGTTTCCACTGTCAATGGGAATAAAGAAATCCATACCTGCGATTTTGACGGATTTAATCCCCGGCAGATAACTTACCATAAAAGTATCTCATTGTCTCCGGCTTGGTCCGATGACGGCCAGTGGCTCGCCTATGTCTCCTATGCCAAGGGAAAACCTGATATTTTTATAAAAAATCTTAAAAACAACCTGGGTGCCATTATTAACTATAAAGGCATTAATATTTCTCCGGACTGGATGCCCCGAAAGCTTAATCTTGCGGCTACGCTAAGTTTTTCAGGGAATCAGGAAATATATTTGTTGACCCGTAAAGGAGAAATTATTAAAAGAGTTACCAAAAGTTGGGGGTCCAATGTGTCGCCTAAGTTTTCCCCGGACGGTAAAACGATCGCCTTTACCTCATCCCGGTCCGGCAATCCACAGATTTATATTCAGGGTTTGGATTCGGAAGAGGCCCGGCGCGTCACATTTACTGGGAAATATAATACCAGCCCGGCATGGTCCCCGGACGGAAAAAAGATTGCTTATGTGGGGATTGAAAAAAATAAAATTAATATTTTTGTCATATCTGTTGATCCGCATATCGGCACTTCGGTGCAGTTGACAGCAGAGCAGGGCGATAACGAAGATCCATGCTGGTCACCGGACGGCAGCCTGATTGTTTTTAAATCCAACAGAAAAGGCGGAAAGGCTCATTTGTTTGTCATGACCGCAGCCGGTACAGAGCAGCGCCGGCTTCTTTCCATGCCCGGTATCCAGAGTGAACCGGATTGGTCCGGTGATATAGGTTTCTCATCTGAGTAG
- a CDS encoding PilZ domain-containing protein, translating into MDFDVKKIFFPSVGVNLVFNINTDYPISKSSIIYDADLKKQTITIAQPGIPVTPNTPFEQLHLTTLVYINQHRLRIGVRCRPIQFINDFPMAGGLTVEAIVLRYQLPAVETNIRSAFRLPMTGRFAVKAKIVYKKQEYRTPSDFKIKDISFSGLGLVILEKKKKRPLPLSSLKIGTEMILGLALVDRDQPGAIATFPVKIQVVRININYSETHTLIGLKITSITRENEEVLNRFIHTAQIEELKRISKKG; encoded by the coding sequence ATGGATTTTGATGTCAAAAAAATATTTTTCCCTTCGGTGGGAGTAAATCTGGTATTTAATATAAATACCGATTATCCCATTTCAAAATCTTCCATCATTTATGATGCTGATTTAAAAAAACAGACCATCACTATTGCCCAGCCAGGTATTCCTGTAACACCAAACACACCTTTTGAACAGCTTCACCTGACAACGCTTGTTTATATTAATCAACACCGACTGCGGATCGGGGTTCGTTGTAGGCCAATCCAGTTCATAAACGACTTCCCCATGGCCGGCGGCCTCACGGTAGAAGCGATTGTGCTTCGTTACCAGTTACCGGCCGTCGAAACCAATATACGGTCCGCGTTCAGGCTTCCAATGACCGGCAGATTTGCGGTAAAGGCCAAGATAGTCTATAAAAAACAAGAATACCGAACCCCAAGTGATTTCAAAATAAAAGACATTTCTTTTTCAGGTTTAGGCCTTGTCATCCTTGAAAAAAAAAAGAAACGCCCCCTCCCCTTATCTTCTTTGAAAATCGGTACCGAAATGATCCTGGGGCTTGCTTTAGTGGACCGTGATCAACCCGGGGCGATAGCAACCTTTCCCGTAAAAATTCAGGTGGTGCGAATAAATATAAATTATTCAGAAACCCATACATTAATCGGTCTGAAGATCACCAGTATTACCAGGGAAAATGAAGAGGTGCTAAACCGATTCATACACACTGCCCAGATAGAAGAACTAAAACGTATCAGCAAAAAAGGCTGA
- the pal gene encoding peptidoglycan-associated lipoprotein Pal: MKRQLLMHVVMAVLVAGLLTMVACSKPMVADPGTMNQGQTGETDAQRAARLEAERAARLEAERIEAQQLNDQRQAQIIEAKSRFLNQNILFDFDSAELSDQAKILLREKADWLQANPSVTVMIEGHCDERGTTVYNLALGERRATTVRTYLVDLGLSAQRLDTVSYGEEKPLDPAPTEAAYRINRRAQFVIR, encoded by the coding sequence ATGAAAAGACAGTTGTTGATGCATGTTGTGATGGCAGTATTGGTTGCAGGACTTTTGACCATGGTCGCCTGTTCAAAACCGATGGTGGCTGATCCTGGGACCATGAATCAGGGACAAACCGGGGAGACGGATGCGCAAAGAGCTGCCCGTCTTGAGGCTGAAAGGGCTGCCCGTCTTGAAGCCGAAAGAATCGAAGCCCAGCAGCTTAACGATCAGCGGCAGGCCCAGATTATTGAAGCCAAGTCCCGTTTCCTGAATCAGAACATTTTATTTGACTTTGACAGCGCTGAACTCAGCGACCAAGCTAAAATTTTGCTGCGGGAAAAAGCGGATTGGCTGCAGGCCAATCCCTCTGTGACTGTAATGATTGAGGGTCATTGTGACGAGCGTGGTACTACGGTTTACAATCTGGCCTTAGGTGAAAGACGCGCCACCACCGTCAGAACTTATCTTGTGGATTTAGGCCTTTCAGCCCAACGTCTGGATACGGTCAGCTATGGAGAAGAAAAACCGTTGGATCCGGCACCCACAGAAGCGGCCTATCGTATAAACAGGCGTGCACAGTTTGTAATCAGATAG
- a CDS encoding polymer-forming cytoskeletal protein, whose protein sequence is MRRNMKNLSIIDKELKIDGSIESCGKLIIKGQVKGTIDADVVIIAQDGEVSSTLTKVSSLTIGGSFKGELHASKELIILATGSCEGKVVCQDLIVENGGMLNADISCKTSSKMESAKKERSFFSKKAESGQKEEKQIEL, encoded by the coding sequence GTGAGAAGAAATATGAAGAATTTAAGCATCATTGATAAGGAACTCAAGATTGACGGCTCCATAGAAAGTTGTGGAAAACTGATCATCAAAGGACAGGTAAAGGGCACAATCGATGCTGATGTTGTAATTATTGCCCAGGATGGTGAGGTCAGCTCAACTCTGACAAAGGTATCTAGTCTAACCATTGGCGGCAGTTTTAAGGGCGAGTTGCACGCCTCTAAGGAATTGATCATTCTGGCAACCGGTTCGTGTGAGGGAAAAGTTGTATGCCAGGATTTGATTGTGGAAAATGGTGGGATGCTTAATGCGGATATTTCCTGTAAGACATCCAGCAAAATGGAATCCGCCAAAAAAGAGAGATCGTTTTTTTCAAAGAAAGCAGAATCAGGGCAGAAAGAGGAAAAACAAATAGAATTATAA
- the rpsI gene encoding 30S ribosomal protein S9 — MESANQFYATGKRKSSVAKVWLMPGTGKIIVNNRELDEYFDVPANRNVLISPLILTDKNDAFDIKITVMGGGYTGQAGAIRQGVSKALVLSDPDLRGVLKSAGFITRDARQKERKKYGQKGARASFQFSKR, encoded by the coding sequence ATGGAAAGTGCAAACCAATTTTACGCAACAGGTAAGCGGAAAAGTTCTGTGGCCAAAGTGTGGCTTATGCCTGGTACAGGAAAAATTATTGTTAATAACAGAGAATTGGATGAATATTTTGACGTCCCTGCAAACAGGAATGTGTTGATTTCTCCTCTTATTCTTACTGATAAAAACGATGCCTTTGATATTAAAATCACTGTGATGGGCGGCGGTTATACCGGCCAGGCTGGCGCTATTCGTCAAGGCGTTTCCAAGGCGCTTGTTCTGTCTGATCCAGATTTGCGTGGTGTGCTTAAATCTGCGGGCTTTATCACCAGGGACGCTAGGCAGAAAGAACGTAAAAAATACGGTCAAAAGGGAGCAAGAGCCAGCTTCCAGTTTTCAAAAAGATAA
- the ybgF gene encoding tol-pal system protein YbgF: MAPNQYEALETRMAIIEQNNSRRNALDQANTDDLGHLKQQVDAFSKTTRENYAEVKYDIQQLKDDFHKIKGRLEELQYTFGINGKERQESLEKRLERLDNAISRNYEKVIVLEKYMGFEPSMSGAPGRNNDPESNESQGTEDGLYSYAKKLFDQGDLENARAQFENFISKYPDSKNADNARFWIADSYYAEKWYEKAILEYQKVLENYPNSNKNAAARLKQGYAFAALGEKANARLILKELISRYPNSQEAKYAKEKFKNLD; the protein is encoded by the coding sequence GTGGCACCCAATCAATATGAGGCACTGGAAACCCGGATGGCGATTATAGAACAGAATAACAGCCGCCGGAATGCACTTGATCAGGCGAATACCGATGACCTTGGACACCTTAAACAACAGGTGGATGCGTTTTCCAAAACCACCCGTGAGAATTATGCTGAGGTGAAATATGATATTCAGCAGCTTAAAGACGACTTTCATAAAATTAAGGGCCGGCTTGAAGAGTTGCAGTACACGTTTGGTATAAATGGAAAGGAACGTCAGGAGAGTCTGGAAAAAAGGCTGGAGCGTTTGGATAATGCCATTTCCAGGAATTATGAAAAGGTAATTGTTCTGGAAAAATATATGGGGTTTGAGCCTAGTATGTCAGGGGCGCCCGGCCGGAACAATGATCCTGAGTCCAATGAATCACAGGGTACCGAGGACGGTTTGTACAGTTATGCCAAAAAGCTGTTTGACCAGGGCGACCTGGAAAACGCAAGGGCCCAGTTTGAGAATTTTATCAGCAAATATCCGGATTCCAAAAATGCAGACAACGCAAGATTCTGGATTGCCGATTCTTATTATGCTGAAAAATGGTATGAAAAGGCTATTTTAGAGTATCAGAAAGTACTTGAAAATTATCCAAATTCAAATAAAAATGCGGCAGCCCGGCTCAAGCAGGGATATGCATTTGCAGCCCTTGGTGAAAAGGCCAATGCCAGACTGATTCTCAAGGAGTTGATCTCACGGTATCCCAATTCCCAGGAAGCCAAATATGCCAAAGAAAAGTTTAAAAATCTCGACTGA
- the ruvA gene encoding Holliday junction branch migration protein RuvA: MIAYLEGKILSQQADGIILLAGHIGYEILLDTITLSMCMEKSQANETIALYIYYHVTERQPKPVLIGFLTPDDKEFFQLFITVAAIGPMKAIKALTKPVSQVARAIEDRDTVFLSQLTGIGKRTAEKIVATLNGKVLAFAATQSPEPGPASSTEPQDFVPEGKQVMVRQVAEVLTEQLGHSASSARRMIKQALEKNPGISSPEDLFDEIYEETR, encoded by the coding sequence ATGATCGCATATCTTGAGGGCAAGATTCTTAGCCAGCAGGCGGATGGCATCATCCTGCTGGCCGGCCATATCGGTTATGAAATCCTTTTGGACACCATTACCCTGTCTATGTGCATGGAAAAATCCCAGGCCAATGAAACAATCGCGTTGTATATTTATTACCATGTCACAGAGCGGCAACCTAAGCCTGTGCTCATCGGGTTTTTGACTCCGGATGATAAGGAGTTCTTTCAGTTGTTCATCACCGTGGCCGCCATTGGGCCCATGAAGGCAATAAAGGCGTTGACAAAACCGGTATCCCAGGTGGCCAGAGCCATTGAAGACCGTGATACGGTTTTTTTGTCACAATTGACAGGTATCGGAAAAAGGACAGCGGAAAAAATTGTCGCCACCCTGAACGGAAAGGTTCTGGCTTTTGCAGCGACCCAAAGCCCTGAGCCAGGGCCTGCATCGTCAACGGAACCCCAGGATTTTGTGCCTGAAGGAAAACAGGTCATGGTCAGACAGGTGGCTGAGGTTCTCACTGAACAGCTTGGGCACAGTGCGTCATCGGCTAGAAGGATGATTAAACAAGCCCTTGAAAAAAATCCAGGCATCAGTTCCCCCGAAGACCTGTTTGACGAAATTTATGAGGAGACCAGATGA
- a CDS encoding cell envelope integrity protein TolA produces the protein MNIRSQIQNRQRFSSEPKSTGPKSFFLVCLLSLVCHVLFFISLYFLHDFQFSAPKPKIITVDLVTFAPGSVGSAGPANAQTPGKAPVVNEPASDNAENVNLDALSQIPSQPAEPKAPEIPIIKPEVSLKSKPHNLKDLIAAREKKAPKKEPKKEPPPKKTVEKKEKQKEKASKKSEQDLAKAQKKQAEKIEKQRQAQLKDALARMKASVASKGGGAQGTNSYGNGGGTGAAGATGGGGGGVGEASPLTLYQMVIKSAIEQNWVFNDVMAGLNKDLEVRIFIKILKSGEIRDISFETRSGNNYLDESAKKAIKRANPLPELPKGMFSYELVLGFSPRGLK, from the coding sequence ATGAATATCCGGTCTCAAATCCAAAACAGGCAACGATTTAGCAGCGAGCCCAAAAGTACCGGCCCGAAATCTTTTTTTCTGGTCTGCCTGCTGTCTCTGGTTTGCCATGTGCTTTTTTTTATCAGTCTTTATTTCTTGCATGATTTTCAGTTTTCCGCACCTAAACCCAAAATTATCACTGTGGATTTGGTTACATTTGCTCCTGGATCTGTCGGATCTGCCGGACCTGCCAATGCCCAAACTCCGGGAAAAGCACCTGTTGTTAATGAACCGGCGTCTGACAACGCTGAGAATGTGAATCTTGATGCGCTTTCCCAAATTCCATCCCAACCCGCGGAACCCAAGGCACCTGAGATTCCGATCATTAAACCTGAGGTCAGTCTGAAATCAAAGCCCCATAATCTTAAAGATCTGATCGCAGCCAGAGAAAAGAAAGCGCCAAAGAAAGAGCCAAAGAAAGAGCCGCCCCCCAAAAAAACTGTTGAAAAGAAAGAAAAGCAAAAAGAAAAAGCCAGCAAAAAGTCAGAACAAGATCTGGCAAAAGCCCAAAAAAAACAGGCTGAAAAGATAGAAAAACAAAGGCAGGCCCAGCTAAAAGATGCCTTGGCACGGATGAAGGCCTCGGTTGCCTCAAAGGGAGGTGGCGCCCAAGGTACAAATTCCTACGGCAATGGGGGTGGTACTGGTGCTGCAGGTGCTACAGGCGGTGGGGGCGGTGGCGTTGGTGAAGCCTCGCCTTTGACGTTGTACCAGATGGTAATCAAGTCCGCCATTGAACAAAATTGGGTTTTTAATGATGTCATGGCCGGGCTTAATAAGGATCTTGAAGTCAGAATTTTTATAAAAATATTAAAAAGCGGTGAGATTCGGGATATTTCATTTGAAACCCGGTCTGGAAACAATTATTTGGACGAATCTGCCAAAAAGGCCATAAAAAGGGCAAATCCTCTGCCGGAACTACCCAAGGGGATGTTTTCCTATGAATTGGTACTGGGGTTTTCCCCCCGGGGTCTCAAATAA
- the rplM gene encoding 50S ribosomal protein L13 translates to MEKYTYSAKRSDNKENWCIIDAKDQVLGRLASQIAYRIRGKHNPLFTPHVDTGDWVIVVNADKVRLTGNKMGQKTYYRHSGYIGGIKAQTAKEMLEKKPEDVLRKAVRGMLPKNRLGRKLGKKLFVYAGDQHPHAAQKPQVVDL, encoded by the coding sequence TTGGAAAAATATACATACAGTGCAAAAAGATCTGACAACAAAGAGAACTGGTGCATCATTGATGCAAAAGACCAGGTGCTTGGGCGGCTTGCTTCCCAGATAGCGTATAGAATCCGGGGTAAACACAACCCCCTTTTCACCCCTCATGTGGACACAGGTGACTGGGTGATTGTTGTCAATGCGGACAAGGTCCGTTTGACCGGAAATAAAATGGGGCAGAAAACCTATTACCGCCATTCCGGTTATATCGGAGGAATCAAAGCCCAGACGGCCAAAGAGATGCTTGAAAAGAAACCTGAAGACGTTTTAAGGAAGGCTGTTCGCGGAATGCTTCCGAAAAACAGACTGGGCCGTAAACTTGGGAAAAAGTTATTTGTTTATGCAGGCGATCAGCATCCCCACGCTGCACAGAAGCCTCAGGTTGTCGATCTCTAA
- a CDS encoding exonuclease domain-containing protein has protein sequence MQTFLFYDIETSGLNPAFDQVLTFACIRTDMSLNEIGREDIVIRLRNDIVPSPGAFLTHRLDAQTLETGISEYHAALKIHSFLNTPQTISIGYNSLGFDDEFLRFLFYRNLLDPYSHQFANGCRRMDMLPVTLIYYLFCSQALSWPVLENGRSTMKLDLLTLQNKFETSGRAHEAMSDVESVLGLAKAFSKYEDIWSYVQGFFDKNADLNRMDNFESSKLSKAYEMDLALMVSVSFGADCNYMAPVVYVGGSVPYKNQSLWIRLDKEGLFDQIDEAGVYDLFTIRKKPGDQLFVLPVLDRFWEKLSPASRTQCILNLDFIKQNMPSFDKTVNFHRHFKYPQVPDIDLDADLYQGGFFSFQDKKEIAIFHKTEEKNRYQITQSFQSNRVRMLAQRILVRNFNEKPGFAPEFQAHLKRIWGIDPEKSIKGYKEDVKLTCAKALDEIKKIEAEKMQSFDSSQKDLLKWLKSHIQSQSAFFADTF, from the coding sequence ATGCAGACTTTTTTATTCTATGACATCGAAACATCCGGCCTGAATCCCGCCTTTGATCAGGTGTTGACCTTTGCGTGTATTCGCACGGATATGTCTTTAAACGAGATCGGCAGGGAAGATATTGTCATCCGCCTCAGAAATGATATTGTGCCCTCTCCAGGAGCGTTTCTTACGCACAGACTTGATGCTCAAACGCTTGAGACCGGTATCAGTGAGTACCATGCAGCCTTAAAAATTCATTCTTTTTTGAATACGCCGCAAACCATCAGCATAGGATATAATTCCCTGGGATTTGATGACGAATTTTTACGCTTTCTTTTTTATCGTAATCTACTGGATCCGTATTCGCATCAATTTGCCAACGGATGTAGGCGGATGGATATGCTGCCGGTCACATTGATCTATTATCTTTTCTGCTCCCAGGCACTTTCCTGGCCTGTGCTTGAAAATGGGCGATCGACCATGAAACTTGATCTTTTAACCCTGCAAAACAAGTTTGAGACTTCGGGTAGGGCACATGAAGCCATGAGTGATGTTGAATCTGTTCTCGGTCTTGCAAAGGCGTTTTCAAAATACGAAGACATTTGGTCGTATGTCCAGGGTTTTTTTGACAAAAATGCTGATCTTAATCGAATGGACAATTTTGAATCCTCAAAATTGTCTAAAGCATACGAAATGGATCTTGCCCTTATGGTATCAGTCTCATTTGGTGCAGATTGCAACTATATGGCCCCAGTGGTTTATGTGGGTGGATCTGTGCCTTATAAAAACCAAAGCCTTTGGATTCGTTTGGATAAGGAAGGGCTGTTTGATCAGATAGATGAGGCTGGGGTATATGATCTTTTTACAATACGAAAAAAACCGGGCGATCAGTTGTTTGTCTTGCCTGTTCTTGATCGTTTTTGGGAGAAACTTTCACCTGCATCGCGTACACAGTGTATACTGAATCTGGATTTTATTAAGCAGAATATGCCCAGCTTTGATAAAACGGTCAACTTTCACCGGCATTTCAAATATCCCCAGGTGCCTGATATAGATCTTGATGCAGATTTGTATCAGGGTGGGTTCTTTTCATTTCAGGATAAAAAAGAGATCGCGATTTTTCATAAAACAGAAGAAAAAAATAGATATCAGATTACCCAAAGCTTTCAAAGCAACAGGGTACGGATGCTGGCCCAAAGAATACTTGTACGAAATTTTAATGAAAAACCGGGATTTGCCCCTGAGTTCCAGGCGCATTTAAAACGGATTTGGGGAATAGATCCAGAGAAATCCATCAAAGGATATAAAGAAGATGTCAAGCTGACCTGTGCCAAGGCGCTCGATGAGATTAAAAAGATTGAAGCAGAAAAAATGCAGTCCTTTGATTCCAGCCAGAAAGATCTTTTAAAGTGGCTTAAATCCCATATTCAAAGTCAATCAGCCTTTTTTGCTGATACGTTTTAG
- the tolR gene encoding protein TolR — protein MQLGSGNDPLMSEINVTPFVDVMLVLLIIFMVTAPMMVQGVDVDLPTATSQSLPTDEQNLIISIDADMKVYINEQEVSPAFLAEKLEAVMENLDKRNVYLKADKKVPYGVVVNIMSQIKKAGITSLGMITLPEDEHQAG, from the coding sequence ATGCAGCTTGGATCAGGAAATGACCCCTTAATGTCTGAAATCAACGTGACACCATTTGTGGATGTTATGCTGGTTTTACTGATAATTTTTATGGTCACGGCACCCATGATGGTTCAGGGCGTAGACGTTGATCTACCCACGGCAACCTCCCAATCATTGCCCACGGATGAACAGAATTTGATCATCTCCATTGATGCTGATATGAAAGTGTATATTAACGAGCAGGAGGTCAGCCCCGCGTTTCTGGCAGAAAAGCTTGAGGCGGTCATGGAAAATCTGGATAAGAGAAATGTTTACCTTAAGGCCGATAAAAAAGTGCCCTATGGGGTGGTGGTCAACATCATGTCTCAGATTAAAAAAGCCGGTATAACGAGCCTTGGCATGATTACCCTGCCTGAGGATGAGCATCAGGCTGGTTAA
- a CDS encoding crossover junction endodeoxyribonuclease RuvC, translating to MKIIGIDPGLAGTGIGVIDGQGRHIAGYSFGSISTDAAESTPVRLDQIYRKTKSFLIEQQPDLVVIEDIYSLEKYPGSGIMLGKVSGVLILAAFKAGVQIREVAVREVKKVISGNGSADKSQVERAVRHLLNHHEPIRPFHASDALGMALTGLFRYGGETR from the coding sequence ATGAAAATCATAGGCATTGATCCCGGACTTGCCGGAACCGGCATTGGCGTTATTGATGGGCAGGGCCGCCATATTGCCGGATATTCCTTTGGCAGTATCTCCACCGATGCCGCTGAATCAACGCCGGTGAGGTTGGATCAGATTTACCGTAAAACCAAATCTTTTCTAATTGAACAGCAGCCTGATCTTGTTGTTATTGAAGATATTTACTCTCTTGAAAAATATCCGGGATCGGGTATTATGCTGGGCAAAGTTTCAGGTGTGCTGATTTTAGCGGCTTTCAAGGCGGGGGTACAGATTCGCGAGGTGGCTGTAAGGGAAGTTAAAAAGGTGATTTCGGGCAATGGCAGTGCGGATAAGAGTCAGGTGGAACGTGCCGTGCGCCACTTATTGAATCACCATGAGCCCATTCGTCCTTTTCACGCTTCGGATGCGCTGGGAATGGCATTGACCGGGCTGTTCCGGTATGGGGGTGAAACTCGATGA